A genome region from Sphingobium sp. CR2-8 includes the following:
- the folE gene encoding GTP cyclohydrolase I FolE — translation MACELEAETVGEGKAPVPAEVSDAIRTLIRWSGDQPEREGLMETPERVARAWREYCRGYADDPAYHLSRIFHEVGGYDDVVLLKDIPFQSHCEHHMAPIVGKAHIAYLPGDYVVGISKLARVLHAYANRLQVQERLTSEVANCIWEHLKPQGVAVVIEATHGCMTGRGVRTPNVIMKTSRMLGVFRDSEKSREEVLKLIAS, via the coding sequence ATGGCCTGTGAACTCGAAGCGGAGACTGTCGGCGAAGGCAAGGCGCCGGTTCCGGCCGAAGTCAGCGATGCGATCCGCACCCTGATCCGCTGGTCGGGCGATCAGCCCGAACGCGAAGGCCTCATGGAAACGCCCGAACGGGTGGCGCGCGCCTGGCGCGAATATTGCCGCGGCTATGCCGACGATCCGGCCTATCATCTTTCGCGCATCTTCCATGAAGTGGGCGGCTATGACGATGTCGTCCTGTTGAAGGATATTCCGTTCCAGTCGCATTGCGAACATCATATGGCGCCCATCGTGGGGAAGGCGCATATCGCCTATCTGCCCGGCGACTATGTCGTGGGCATATCGAAGCTTGCCCGCGTGCTGCACGCCTATGCCAACCGGTTGCAGGTGCAGGAGCGGCTGACGTCCGAAGTCGCCAACTGCATCTGGGAGCATCTGAAACCCCAGGGCGTGGCCGTCGTGATCGAAGCGACCCATGGCTGCATGACCGGGCGCGGTGTGCGGACCCCCAATGTCATCATGAAGACCAGCCGCATGCTGGGCGTATTCCGCGACAGTGAAAAGTCGCGGGAGGAAGTGTTGAAGCTCATCGCTTCATGA
- a CDS encoding alpha/beta fold hydrolase: MAHVATRDGASLHVKDMGSGPPVVLIHGWPLTGDMWEYQTLALLEAGYRVITYDRRGFGHSSHPATGYDYDVFADDLADVLNELDLQQASLVGFSMGGGEIARYLSRHGAARIARVALISSVVPYVLKDDTNPDGVDIGVLQDMKDQVRKDRFDFLQTFAKTFYGVGWVSRPVSQGVLDWSFILGVMASPKATIDCVDAFGQTDFRGDLAAFTVPTLIIHGTSDKTVPIDPTGRAAAAGIPHATFIEYDGEPHGLFATAPKRLNADLIDFLGG; the protein is encoded by the coding sequence ATGGCTCACGTCGCAACCCGCGATGGCGCGTCGCTGCACGTCAAGGATATGGGCAGCGGCCCGCCGGTCGTGCTCATCCATGGATGGCCGCTGACCGGCGATATGTGGGAATATCAGACGCTGGCCCTGTTGGAGGCGGGCTATCGCGTCATCACCTATGACCGCCGCGGCTTCGGCCATAGCAGCCATCCCGCTACCGGCTATGATTATGACGTTTTCGCCGACGACCTGGCCGACGTGCTGAACGAGCTTGACCTGCAACAGGCGTCGCTGGTCGGCTTCTCCATGGGCGGCGGCGAAATCGCCCGTTACCTTTCCCGCCATGGTGCGGCCCGGATCGCGCGCGTGGCGCTGATCTCCTCGGTCGTGCCCTATGTGCTGAAGGACGACACTAACCCCGACGGCGTCGACATCGGCGTGTTGCAGGACATGAAGGACCAGGTGCGCAAGGACCGGTTCGACTTCCTCCAGACCTTCGCCAAGACATTCTACGGGGTCGGCTGGGTCAGCAGACCGGTCAGCCAAGGCGTGCTTGACTGGAGCTTCATCCTGGGCGTGATGGCCAGTCCCAAGGCGACGATCGATTGCGTCGATGCGTTTGGGCAAACCGATTTTCGGGGTGACCTCGCCGCCTTCACTGTGCCTACGCTTATCATCCATGGCACCTCGGACAAGACCGTGCCGATCGATCCGACCGGACGGGCCGCAGCAGCGGGCATCCCGCACGCGACCTTCATCGAATATGATGGCGAACCCCATGGCCTGTTCGCCACCGCGCCGAAGCGGCTGAACGCCGACCTGATCGACTTTTTGGGCGGTTAA
- the galE gene encoding UDP-glucose 4-epimerase GalE, translated as MSKPTVLVTGGAGYIGSHAVLALKDAGYGVVVIDNLVTGFDWAVPQDVPLVRGDIADQPLVEATLRDHGVKAIMHFAGSVVVPESVDNPLKYYHNNSAKTRDLIESAVRVGVPHFIFSSTAATYGIPDESPVRETTAQRPINPYGMSKLMTEYMLRDVAAAHPMNFCALRYFNVAGADPQGRTGQSTAGATHLIKVAVEAALGKRESVGVFGTDFDTPDGTGVRDYIHVSDLAAAHVLALEGLMAKPEQNYLLNCGYGRGFSVLEVLDAVDRVTNRTIDRRLQGRRAGDPDSLISDNRAIMAEFPWQPRYADLEQIVTHALAWERKLSEIQGEIPAA; from the coding sequence ATGAGCAAGCCAACGGTATTGGTCACGGGCGGTGCGGGCTATATCGGCAGCCATGCCGTGCTGGCGCTGAAGGACGCCGGTTATGGCGTGGTGGTGATCGACAATCTGGTCACAGGCTTCGACTGGGCCGTGCCGCAGGACGTGCCGCTGGTGCGCGGCGACATCGCCGACCAGCCACTGGTGGAAGCGACCCTGCGCGACCATGGCGTGAAGGCTATCATGCATTTCGCAGGCTCGGTCGTCGTCCCCGAGTCAGTCGATAACCCCTTGAAATATTATCACAACAATAGCGCCAAGACCCGCGACCTGATCGAAAGCGCGGTGCGCGTCGGCGTGCCGCATTTCATCTTTTCCTCGACCGCCGCGACCTATGGCATACCCGATGAAAGCCCGGTCCGGGAAACGACGGCGCAGCGGCCGATCAATCCCTATGGCATGTCGAAGCTGATGACCGAATATATGCTGCGCGACGTGGCGGCGGCGCATCCGATGAATTTCTGCGCGCTGCGCTACTTCAACGTCGCGGGCGCGGACCCGCAGGGCCGCACCGGCCAGTCGACGGCAGGCGCGACCCACCTGATCAAGGTCGCGGTGGAAGCGGCGCTGGGCAAGCGGGAGAGCGTCGGCGTGTTCGGCACCGATTTCGATACGCCCGACGGCACCGGCGTACGCGATTATATCCATGTCAGCGATCTGGCCGCCGCGCATGTCCTGGCGCTGGAAGGGCTGATGGCGAAGCCGGAGCAGAATTATCTGCTCAATTGCGGCTATGGCCGGGGCTTTTCCGTGCTGGAGGTGCTGGACGCCGTCGATCGGGTGACGAACAGGACGATCGATCGCCGCCTGCAAGGCCGCCGCGCGGGCGACCCGGATTCGCTGATTTCCGACAATCGCGCGATCATGGCCGAATTTCCGTGGCAGCCGCGCTATGCCGATCTGGAGCAGATCGTCACCCATGCGCTGGCCTGGGAACGCAAGCTGAGCGAGATACAGGGCGAAATCCCCGCCGCATGA
- the pgl gene encoding 6-phosphogluconolactonase: MPTEHLFATGAQAAADIAARIAAILSDAIRARGVATIALSGGRSPRPVLETLAEVDLDWSKVVVTLVDERWVDPASADSNERLVRESLLQGAAAQARFVPMKNDAADAYAGQAAAEAIFADLPWPLDIILLGMGDDGHTASLFPEGAELAEGLATKALTIAATPPVAPHQRLSLTAHAILQSRHIFLQIGGAAKKAVYDRALAGGAVEDLPIRLALLQQDVPVEIWIAEA; this comes from the coding sequence ATGCCGACCGAACATCTTTTCGCCACCGGGGCGCAGGCCGCCGCCGACATCGCCGCGCGCATCGCCGCCATCCTGTCGGACGCGATTCGCGCGCGCGGGGTTGCGACCATCGCGCTATCGGGCGGACGGTCGCCCCGGCCGGTGCTGGAGACGCTGGCTGAGGTCGATCTCGACTGGAGCAAGGTCGTCGTCACGCTGGTGGACGAACGCTGGGTCGATCCCGCAAGCGCCGACAGCAACGAACGGCTGGTGCGCGAGAGTTTGTTGCAGGGCGCGGCGGCGCAGGCGCGCTTCGTGCCGATGAAGAATGATGCAGCCGATGCCTATGCGGGCCAGGCGGCGGCCGAGGCGATCTTCGCCGACCTGCCCTGGCCGCTGGACATCATATTGCTGGGCATGGGCGACGATGGGCATACGGCCTCGCTGTTCCCGGAAGGCGCGGAACTGGCTGAGGGGCTGGCGACCAAAGCACTGACCATCGCGGCGACCCCGCCCGTCGCGCCGCATCAGCGCCTGTCGCTGACCGCGCATGCGATCCTGCAGAGCCGCCACATCTTTTTGCAGATCGGCGGCGCCGCCAAGAAGGCGGTCTATGACCGGGCATTGGCAGGCGGCGCGGTGGAGGACCTGCCGATCCGATTGGCGCTGTTGCAGCAGGACGTGCCGGTCGAGATATGGATCGCGGAGGCGTGA
- the glk gene encoding glucokinase has translation MTDIIAADIGGTNARFARASLDDRGVPTLGTVRKYKVADYPSLQACWSAFAEDEKKQGDGPLPDAASIAFATAIGREVIKLTNSNWVIRADTLAQDLGMRTVRLVNDFEAVGHAVSRLPAENLPLLFGEDRPFPTDGGVTILGPGTGLGVAMIAYDQGHPHVIATEGGHLDFAPLDPTEEKILSYLRDKFLRVSTERIVSGPGLNYIYKALATIGHDRVMLMEDPELWQAALDGTDAFARRALDRFCLCYGSVAGDLALAHGPHSVVLAGGLTQRMREFLVQSGFHTRFKAKGRFESLMASVPIRCAIHDEIGLFGAAAAFRER, from the coding sequence ATGACCGACATCATCGCCGCCGACATCGGCGGAACCAACGCCCGTTTCGCCCGCGCATCGCTCGACGATCGGGGCGTGCCGACGCTCGGCACCGTGCGCAAATATAAGGTCGCCGACTATCCCAGCCTCCAGGCCTGCTGGTCCGCCTTCGCCGAAGACGAAAAGAAGCAGGGCGACGGCCCCTTGCCCGACGCCGCCTCCATCGCCTTCGCCACCGCGATCGGGCGCGAGGTCATCAAGCTGACCAACAGCAATTGGGTGATCCGCGCCGACACGCTGGCGCAGGATCTGGGCATGCGCACGGTCCGCCTCGTCAATGATTTCGAAGCGGTCGGCCATGCCGTATCGCGCTTGCCGGCCGAAAACCTGCCCCTCTTGTTCGGTGAGGACCGGCCGTTTCCGACCGATGGCGGCGTCACCATCCTGGGGCCGGGCACGGGCCTGGGCGTGGCGATGATCGCCTATGACCAGGGTCATCCCCATGTGATCGCGACCGAGGGCGGCCATCTGGACTTCGCCCCGCTCGATCCGACCGAGGAAAAAATCCTGTCCTACCTGCGCGACAAGTTCCTGCGCGTATCGACCGAGCGAATTGTGTCGGGGCCGGGCCTCAACTATATCTACAAGGCGCTGGCGACGATCGGCCATGACCGCGTCATGCTGATGGAAGACCCCGAATTGTGGCAGGCCGCGCTCGACGGCACCGACGCTTTCGCGCGCCGCGCGCTCGACCGCTTCTGCCTGTGCTACGGATCGGTCGCGGGCGACCTGGCGCTGGCCCATGGCCCGCATAGCGTCGTGCTGGCGGGTGGCCTGACTCAGCGGATGCGCGAATTTCTGGTGCAGAGCGGTTTCCATACCCGTTTCAAGGCCAAGGGCCGGTTCGAAAGCCTGATGGCCAGCGTCCCGATCCGCTGCGCCATCCACGACGAAATCGGCCTGTTCGGGGCCGCCGCCGCATTCAGGGAGAGGTGA
- a CDS encoding YbaK/EbsC family protein — protein sequence MSEASVRAFLAEHAPDLAIIDQGVSTATVIEAAVALGVEPARIAKTLSLRIGDTVVLVCARGDARLNNGKAKAALGGKPRMLASHEVEAITGHPVGGVCPFGLAAPLPVYCDMSLRAFTTVFPAAGSRTTSVELTPDRLADLTGAQWIDICTLADSGG from the coding sequence ATGAGCGAGGCCAGCGTCCGCGCTTTCCTGGCCGAACATGCGCCCGATCTGGCGATCATCGACCAAGGCGTCAGCACCGCGACGGTGATCGAGGCCGCCGTCGCACTGGGCGTGGAACCGGCGCGGATCGCCAAGACATTGTCGTTGCGCATCGGCGACACGGTCGTGCTGGTCTGCGCACGCGGCGACGCGCGCCTCAACAATGGCAAGGCGAAGGCCGCGCTGGGCGGCAAACCGCGCATGCTGGCTAGCCATGAGGTGGAGGCGATCACCGGCCATCCGGTGGGTGGCGTCTGCCCATTTGGCTTGGCCGCGCCCCTACCCGTCTATTGCGACATGTCGTTGCGCGCATTCACGACCGTCTTTCCGGCGGCGGGATCGCGCACGACATCGGTCGAACTGACGCCCGATCGGCTGGCGGACTTGACCGGCGCGCAATGGATCGACATCTGCACGTTAGCTGATAGCGGGGGCTGA
- the edd gene encoding phosphogluconate dehydratase, with protein MTDLNPVIAKVTARIVERSALTRLKYLDLIERGRDAGTNRDQLSCGNLAHGFAASGEDKPVIRTGRAMNIGIITSYNDMLSAHQPYGRYPEQIKIAAREIGVTAQVAGGVPAMCDGVTQGQSGMDLSLFSRDTIALSTAVSLSHAMFEGALLLGICDKIVPGLLIGALRFGHLPTILIPAGPMPSGLANKEKVRIRQLYAEGKVGRDELLESESASYHGAGTCTFYGTANSNQMMMEMMGLHMPGAAFVNPGTKLRSELTRAATHRIADIGWDGDDYRPLGHCVDEKAIVNAIIGLMATGGSTNHAIHLPAIARAAGIHIDWTDFAEISDVVPLLARVYPNGSGDVNHFHAAGGMAVIIRELLDAGLLHRDILTVARKDLTDYGTEPMLENEALTWKAVPASRDETMLRPASNPFSADGGMKLLQGNLGRCVMKVSAVDPERWTIEAPAAVFHTQDDVLRAFKAGELERDVVVVVRFQGPKANGMPELHKLTPALGVLQDRGFKVALLTDGRMSGASGKVPAAIHLSPEALGGGPIGKLRDGDLVRVCAETGTVEALVDAATWDARDIPAAPPPPYDTGRELFALFRHHSDLAEQGASPILAAMESEL; from the coding sequence ATGACTGACCTGAATCCGGTGATCGCCAAGGTCACCGCCCGCATCGTGGAGCGCAGCGCGCTCACGCGCCTGAAATATCTCGACCTGATAGAACGGGGCCGCGATGCGGGCACCAACCGCGATCAGCTGTCTTGCGGCAACCTCGCCCATGGCTTTGCCGCGAGCGGCGAAGACAAGCCTGTCATCCGCACCGGGCGAGCGATGAATATCGGCATCATCACGTCTTATAACGACATGTTGTCGGCGCATCAGCCCTATGGTCGCTATCCCGAACAGATCAAGATCGCCGCGCGGGAAATCGGCGTGACGGCGCAGGTAGCGGGCGGTGTGCCCGCCATGTGCGACGGCGTGACGCAGGGGCAGTCGGGCATGGACCTGTCGCTCTTTTCCCGCGACACCATTGCGCTCTCGACCGCCGTGTCGCTCAGCCATGCGATGTTCGAGGGCGCGCTGCTGCTGGGCATTTGCGACAAGATCGTGCCCGGCCTGCTGATCGGCGCGCTGCGCTTCGGGCATCTGCCGACCATCCTGATCCCGGCCGGGCCGATGCCGTCGGGCCTGGCGAACAAGGAAAAGGTGCGCATCCGCCAGCTCTATGCGGAAGGGAAAGTGGGCCGCGACGAGCTGCTGGAATCCGAAAGCGCCAGCTATCATGGCGCGGGCACCTGCACCTTCTATGGCACCGCCAACTCCAACCAGATGATGATGGAGATGATGGGCCTGCACATGCCGGGTGCCGCCTTCGTCAATCCAGGCACGAAGCTGCGCAGCGAACTGACGCGCGCTGCGACGCATCGCATCGCCGACATCGGATGGGACGGCGACGACTATCGGCCTTTGGGCCATTGCGTCGATGAAAAGGCGATCGTCAACGCGATCATCGGGCTGATGGCGACCGGCGGGTCCACCAACCACGCCATCCACCTGCCCGCCATCGCGCGGGCGGCGGGCATCCATATCGACTGGACCGACTTTGCTGAGATTTCCGACGTGGTGCCATTGCTGGCGCGGGTTTATCCCAACGGGTCGGGCGACGTGAACCATTTCCACGCGGCGGGCGGCATGGCGGTCATCATCCGCGAACTGCTGGACGCAGGCCTGCTCCATCGCGACATCCTGACCGTCGCGCGAAAGGATCTGACCGATTATGGCACGGAGCCGATGCTGGAGAATGAGGCGCTGACATGGAAGGCCGTGCCCGCATCGCGCGACGAAACGATGCTGCGGCCCGCGTCCAACCCGTTCAGCGCCGATGGCGGCATGAAGCTGCTCCAGGGCAATCTGGGCCGGTGCGTCATGAAGGTGAGCGCGGTGGACCCCGAACGCTGGACGATCGAGGCCCCCGCCGCTGTCTTCCATACCCAGGACGATGTGCTGCGCGCGTTCAAGGCGGGCGAACTGGAGCGCGACGTCGTGGTCGTGGTCCGCTTCCAGGGGCCAAAGGCCAACGGCATGCCCGAACTGCACAAGCTGACTCCGGCGCTGGGCGTATTGCAGGATCGCGGCTTCAAGGTGGCGCTGCTGACCGACGGGCGCATGTCCGGCGCGAGCGGCAAGGTGCCCGCCGCCATCCACCTGTCGCCCGAAGCGCTGGGCGGCGGCCCGATCGGCAAACTGCGCGACGGCGATCTGGTGCGCGTCTGTGCGGAAACCGGCACGGTCGAAGCGCTGGTCGATGCCGCGACATGGGACGCGCGGGACATTCCCGCCGCCCCGCCCCCGCCCTACGACACCGGCCGCGAGCTGTTCGCGCTGTTCCGCCATCATAGCGACCTGGCCGAACAGGGCGCGTCGCCGATCCTGGCGGCGATGGAAAGCGAGCTTTAA
- a CDS encoding pyridoxal phosphate-dependent aminotransferase, which translates to MIADISPFHAIAISREAHALEAQGRSILHMEFGQPSTGAPANAIAVAHQVLDTEAMGYWESTPLKERIARHYHARHGVDVDPEQILLTCGASPGLVLALTSLFAPGARVATARPGYVAYRNTLKALYLEPVEVACGPAERYQISADALAAIDPAPDGLILASPANPTGTIIPGQELARIAQICADRGIRIISDEIYHGLSFGEPARSMLEYAPDAVIVNSFSKYYSMAGWRLGWIVVPPALIDAARARMGNLFLTPPVLAQRAGLTAFDCTDELEGHVDSYRRNRQLLLDALPALGLASIAPPDGAFYIYADISHLTNDSLRFCQKLLRETGVATAPGIDFDPVDGHRFIRFSFAVSTDRVEDAIARMVPWFQAQGGR; encoded by the coding sequence ATGATCGCCGACATATCCCCCTTCCACGCCATCGCCATCAGCCGCGAAGCCCATGCCCTCGAAGCGCAGGGGCGATCGATCCTGCATATGGAGTTCGGCCAGCCATCCACGGGCGCGCCCGCAAACGCCATCGCGGTGGCGCATCAGGTGCTGGACACCGAAGCGATGGGCTATTGGGAAAGCACGCCGCTGAAAGAGCGGATCGCGCGCCATTATCACGCACGGCATGGGGTGGATGTCGATCCCGAGCAGATCCTGCTGACATGCGGCGCGTCGCCCGGCCTGGTGCTGGCGCTGACCAGCCTGTTCGCGCCGGGCGCGCGGGTGGCGACGGCGCGGCCGGGCTATGTCGCCTATCGCAACACCCTCAAGGCGCTCTATCTGGAACCGGTCGAGGTCGCCTGCGGCCCGGCCGAACGCTACCAGATCAGCGCAGACGCGCTGGCCGCGATCGATCCCGCGCCCGACGGCCTGATCCTCGCCAGCCCGGCCAATCCCACGGGCACGATCATCCCGGGGCAAGAACTGGCCCGTATCGCGCAGATATGCGCCGACCGGGGCATCCGCATCATCTCCGACGAAATCTACCATGGGCTGAGTTTTGGCGAACCGGCCCGATCGATGCTGGAATATGCGCCCGACGCGGTGATCGTGAACAGCTTTTCCAAATATTATTCCATGGCCGGATGGCGACTGGGCTGGATCGTGGTGCCGCCCGCGCTGATCGACGCGGCGCGGGCGCGGATGGGCAATCTGTTCCTGACCCCGCCGGTCCTGGCGCAGCGCGCAGGGCTGACCGCCTTCGACTGCACCGACGAACTGGAGGGGCATGTCGATAGCTATCGGCGCAACCGGCAGTTGCTGCTCGATGCCCTGCCCGCGCTGGGCCTCGCCAGCATCGCGCCGCCCGATGGCGCCTTCTATATCTATGCCGACATCAGCCACCTGACCAACGACAGTCTGCGCTTTTGCCAGAAGCTGCTGCGCGAAACCGGCGTCGCCACGGCGCCGGGCATCGATTTCGATCCGGTCGACGGCCATCGCTTCATCCGGTTCAGCTTCGCGGTATCGACCGACCGGGTCGAAGACGCGATCGCGCGGATGGTGCCGTGGTTCCAGGCGCAAGGCGGGCGGTGA
- a CDS encoding MerC domain-containing protein, translated as MVDSRSKWLDGFALCASSLCMLHCLGLPLLFALLPAIAGRVDPGESFHLIMLALAVPTSLFALVQGWRHHHAASLLVMGVAGLALMTIGALATNSAAWETLWTLAGSLMLAGAHIANWKRRIRLPA; from the coding sequence ATGGTAGACAGCCGCAGCAAATGGCTGGACGGCTTCGCGCTGTGCGCATCGTCGCTGTGCATGTTGCATTGCCTGGGTTTGCCTCTGTTGTTCGCGCTGCTGCCCGCCATCGCCGGTCGCGTCGATCCGGGCGAGTCTTTTCATCTGATCATGCTGGCGCTGGCCGTGCCGACCAGCCTGTTCGCGCTTGTGCAAGGCTGGCGGCACCATCATGCCGCCAGCCTGCTTGTCATGGGCGTAGCAGGACTCGCCCTGATGACGATCGGCGCGCTGGCTACCAACAGCGCGGCCTGGGAAACGCTATGGACGCTCGCGGGCAGCCTGATGCTGGCGGGCGCGCATATTGCCAACTGGAAGCGGCGCATTCGCCTGCCCGCCTGA
- the zwf gene encoding glucose-6-phosphate dehydrogenase: MTEPSATFLLFGATGDLARRMIFPSLYNLLSDGLLPDDFLIVASGRSELDDDAFRKDVDAALRQFLAADRYDADVAARFVAMIGYQPVDAGNADQFAKLAERIDGRLERGLSVYLSTPPSLFAPTAQGLADAGLIAPNTRIAMEKPIGKDLASSKTVNDGIGALFAEEQIFRVDHYLGKETVQNLLALRFGNVMFEPLWNATAIDHVQITVGETVGLEGRVSYYDGVGALRDMVQNHMLQILSIIAMEPPARMDPTAVRDEKVKALRSLRPMTAETVKTHSVRGQYTPGAVGGHIVTGYADELGQSSDTETFVALKAHVDNWRWQGVPFYLRTGKRMPTRQSEIKIRFKPVRHSIFGRDGQASGGGSGLEANTLVIRLQPEEYIRLTIMSKRPGLERQVKLDEVTLDVSLTAAFAGQRRRIAYERLILDLLAGDQTLFVRRDEVEAQWSWINSIIDGWKEANMKVSPYSSGNWGPSSAIALIERDGASWHD, translated from the coding sequence TTGACCGAGCCGTCTGCTACGTTCCTGTTATTCGGCGCCACCGGTGATCTGGCGCGCAGGATGATCTTTCCTTCGCTCTACAACCTTCTGTCGGACGGGCTGCTGCCCGACGATTTCCTGATCGTCGCGTCCGGCCGATCGGAACTGGACGACGACGCGTTCCGCAAGGATGTGGACGCCGCGCTGCGCCAGTTTCTGGCCGCCGATCGTTATGATGCGGACGTCGCGGCGCGTTTCGTGGCGATGATCGGCTATCAGCCGGTCGATGCGGGCAATGCCGATCAGTTCGCGAAGCTAGCCGAGCGTATCGACGGGCGATTGGAACGGGGCCTGTCGGTCTATCTGTCCACCCCGCCGTCGCTGTTCGCGCCGACCGCGCAAGGGCTGGCCGATGCCGGGTTGATCGCGCCCAACACGCGGATCGCGATGGAAAAGCCGATCGGCAAGGATCTGGCGTCCTCCAAAACCGTCAATGACGGCATCGGCGCGCTGTTCGCCGAAGAACAGATTTTCCGCGTCGACCATTATCTAGGCAAGGAAACGGTCCAGAATCTGCTGGCGCTGCGCTTCGGCAACGTCATGTTCGAGCCGTTGTGGAACGCCACGGCGATCGACCATGTCCAGATCACTGTCGGCGAAACCGTAGGGCTGGAAGGCCGCGTATCCTATTATGACGGAGTCGGCGCGCTGCGCGACATGGTGCAGAACCATATGCTCCAGATCCTGTCGATCATCGCCATGGAGCCGCCTGCGCGCATGGACCCGACCGCCGTGCGCGACGAGAAGGTCAAGGCGTTGCGATCCTTGCGGCCGATGACCGCCGAAACCGTCAAGACCCACAGCGTGCGCGGCCAATATACGCCGGGCGCAGTCGGCGGCCATATCGTGACCGGCTATGCCGACGAACTGGGCCAGTCGTCCGACACCGAAACCTTTGTCGCATTGAAGGCGCATGTCGACAATTGGCGCTGGCAGGGCGTGCCCTTCTACCTGCGCACCGGCAAGCGGATGCCGACCCGCCAGTCGGAAATCAAGATCCGCTTCAAGCCGGTCCGCCATTCGATCTTCGGCCGCGACGGGCAGGCGTCGGGCGGAGGTTCGGGGCTGGAAGCCAATACGCTGGTCATCCGCCTGCAACCCGAAGAATATATCCGGCTGACGATCATGAGCAAAAGGCCGGGGCTGGAGCGGCAGGTGAAGCTGGACGAGGTGACGCTGGACGTGTCGCTGACCGCCGCCTTCGCCGGTCAGCGCCGCCGGATCGCCTATGAACGGCTGATCCTGGACCTGCTGGCGGGCGACCAGACCCTGTTCGTGCGCCGCGACGAGGTGGAAGCGCAATGGAGCTGGATCAATTCGATCATCGACGGATGGAAGGAGGCGAACATGAAGGTGTCGCCCTATTCATCCGGGAACTGGGGGCCGTCTTCGGCCATTGCCCTTATCGAACGAGACGGAGCCAGCTGGCATGACTGA
- the eda gene encoding bifunctional 4-hydroxy-2-oxoglutarate aldolase/2-dehydro-3-deoxy-phosphogluconate aldolase has product MSKLTVEQVMDLAPVIPVLVVDRVEDALTIARALVAGGLPALEVTLRTPAALDVIREMATVEGAVVGAGTVLNPAQLDAAMEAGARFIVSPGLTKPLGKAAIAAKIPFLPGTATAGDIMRGMDMGLTHFKFFPAETSGGLPALKALAAPLHTARFCPTGGITPQSAPEWLAQPFIKCVGGSWVVPKRPVDAAQIEALAREAAALPR; this is encoded by the coding sequence ATGAGCAAATTGACCGTCGAACAGGTGATGGACCTGGCCCCCGTCATCCCGGTGCTGGTCGTCGATCGGGTCGAAGATGCCTTGACCATTGCCCGGGCGCTGGTGGCAGGCGGCCTGCCTGCGCTGGAAGTGACGCTGCGCACCCCCGCCGCGCTGGACGTGATCCGCGAAATGGCGACGGTCGAAGGCGCGGTCGTCGGCGCGGGCACCGTGCTGAACCCCGCCCAGCTCGACGCCGCGATGGAGGCGGGCGCGCGCTTCATCGTCAGCCCCGGCCTCACCAAGCCGCTGGGCAAGGCCGCGATCGCGGCGAAGATTCCCTTCCTGCCCGGCACCGCCACGGCGGGTGACATCATGCGCGGCATGGACATGGGCCTGACCCATTTCAAATTCTTCCCCGCCGAAACGTCCGGCGGCTTGCCCGCCCTGAAGGCACTGGCCGCGCCGCTGCACACCGCCCGCTTCTGCCCCACCGGCGGCATCACCCCGCAAAGCGCGCCCGAATGGCTGGCCCAGCCCTTCATCAAATGCGTCGGTGGCAGCTGGGTCGTGCCCAAGAGACCGGTCGACGCCGCGCAGATCGAGGCGCTGGCGCGCGAA